The proteins below come from a single Micromonospora citrea genomic window:
- a CDS encoding MFS transporter — protein MTGLDQHQADTDATILPRGPLLGFAAGSLGMGVWVTVPGLLLLYFLTDVLAVAPWLAGLALLLPKVADVLLHPWVGHRCDVEQSRRGDRRRLLLLGCALPLAFAALFAVPGGLTGAPAAAWVAVAFVAGNLLFAAYQVPYLATPADLRIGYHERTRLMAFRMVVLTLGILASGLLAPLLAGGQDATRAGYQRMGVLLAVGMLAAMLVGVAGIARLRRAAAAAPAPHGGGWRGLAVALRDRQFRWLVAAYLAMSTTTHLVLAGVPYYAEYELGRPGLTTVLVAAFVAPALLVTPAWLVLARRVGKQRALLGAQGAFAAGSLVLAVGRPAGLPVLVAAVAVLGVAFAGMQLLPFSMVPDVIRAGGGAAGTYTGVWTATEATGAALGPWAYSLCLAAGGFVASTAGEGVTQPDGALTAIRWGFGLLPAAAMLVALLLQRRYTLDRTARTAG, from the coding sequence ATGACCGGGCTCGACCAGCACCAGGCCGACACGGACGCCACCATCCTGCCCCGCGGGCCGTTGCTCGGCTTCGCCGCCGGTTCCCTCGGCATGGGCGTCTGGGTGACGGTCCCCGGCCTGCTGCTGCTCTACTTTCTCACCGACGTGCTGGCCGTCGCTCCCTGGCTGGCCGGGCTGGCGCTGCTGCTGCCGAAGGTCGCCGACGTGCTGCTGCACCCGTGGGTCGGGCACCGCTGCGACGTCGAGCAGTCCCGCCGGGGTGACCGGCGCCGGCTGCTGCTGCTCGGCTGTGCCCTGCCGCTCGCCTTCGCCGCGCTGTTCGCCGTGCCCGGCGGGCTCACCGGCGCGCCGGCCGCCGCGTGGGTGGCGGTCGCGTTCGTGGCCGGCAACCTGCTCTTCGCCGCCTACCAGGTTCCCTACCTGGCCACCCCCGCCGACCTGCGGATCGGCTACCACGAGCGGACCCGCCTGATGGCGTTCCGGATGGTGGTGCTGACCCTCGGCATCCTCGCCTCCGGGCTGCTGGCGCCCCTGCTGGCCGGCGGGCAGGACGCCACCCGCGCCGGCTACCAGCGGATGGGCGTGCTGCTGGCCGTGGGGATGCTGGCCGCGATGCTGGTCGGGGTGGCGGGCATCGCCCGGCTGCGCCGGGCCGCCGCCGCGGCGCCCGCCCCGCACGGCGGCGGCTGGCGGGGGCTCGCCGTGGCGCTGCGCGACCGGCAGTTCCGGTGGCTGGTCGCCGCCTACCTGGCCATGTCCACCACCACCCACCTGGTCCTGGCCGGGGTGCCCTACTACGCCGAGTACGAGCTGGGCCGCCCCGGGCTGACCACCGTGCTGGTGGCGGCGTTCGTCGCCCCGGCGCTGCTGGTCACGCCGGCGTGGCTGGTGCTCGCCCGGCGGGTCGGCAAGCAGCGGGCGCTGCTGGGCGCCCAGGGCGCGTTCGCGGCCGGCTCGCTGGTCCTCGCCGTGGGCCGCCCGGCGGGACTGCCGGTGCTGGTGGCCGCCGTGGCGGTGCTCGGCGTCGCGTTCGCCGGCATGCAGCTGCTGCCGTTCTCGATGGTGCCCGACGTCATCCGCGCCGGCGGCGGCGCGGCCGGCACCTACACCGGGGTCTGGACCGCCACCGAGGCCACCGGCGCGGCGCTGGGCCCGTGGGCGTACTCGCTGTGCCTGGCCGCGGGTGGGTTCGTCGCCTCCACCGCCGGCGAGGGCGTCACCCAGCCCGACGGTGCGCTGACCGCGATCCGCTGGGGCTTCGGGCTGCTGCCCGCGGCGGCGATGCTCGTCGCGCTGCTGCTGCAACGCCGCTACACCCTGGACCGTACGGCCCGCACGGCCGGCTGA
- a CDS encoding TetR/AcrR family transcriptional regulator — MPRRRPGRPRRDETRPTREVVLTAATALFARRGFDAVGLREVAAAAGVDVATVSHHTGTKAQLYDACFARVFAAEREVLQVAAERARQALDSGPAQARRALHDLVDVFVDFLEDRPETTALWLRRWLEPQRHAELDERYAAPLYRLVADLLTAAAAAGALVEPTPHVTVRSLVWAVHGHVVALAAGGGSQARQRREFRAFVHRFLDGLYGPVTP; from the coding sequence ATGCCTCGCCGCCGACCCGGGCGGCCCCGCCGCGACGAGACCAGACCCACCCGGGAGGTGGTGCTCACCGCCGCGACCGCGCTGTTCGCCCGGCGTGGCTTCGACGCCGTCGGGCTGCGGGAGGTCGCGGCGGCGGCCGGCGTGGACGTCGCCACGGTCTCGCACCACACGGGTACGAAGGCGCAACTCTACGACGCCTGCTTCGCCCGGGTCTTCGCCGCCGAGCGGGAGGTGCTCCAGGTGGCGGCCGAGCGGGCGCGGCAGGCGCTGGACAGCGGGCCGGCGCAGGCCCGGCGCGCGCTGCACGACCTGGTGGACGTGTTCGTGGACTTTCTGGAGGACCGGCCGGAGACCACCGCGTTGTGGCTGCGCCGCTGGCTGGAGCCGCAGCGGCACGCCGAGCTCGACGAGCGGTACGCGGCCCCGCTGTACCGGCTCGTCGCCGACCTGCTCACCGCCGCCGCGGCGGCCGGCGCGCTGGTCGAGCCGACGCCGCACGTGACGGTGCGCAGCCTGGTGTGGGCGGTGCACGGGCACGTGGTGGCCCTGGCCGCCGGCGGGGGATCGCAGGCGCGCCAGCGGCGGGAGTTCCGCGCCTTCGTGCACCGCTTCCTCGACGGGCTGTACGGGCCGGTGACGCCTTGA
- a CDS encoding flavin-containing monooxygenase has protein sequence MGAQPTVAVIGAGAAGLATLKALADVGVPAVCFEAAGRVGGLWVYGAPGSPAYRTLHLNTSKARTEFADHPMPAHWPDYPDHARVAGWLTDYADRFGLHDAVRLRHTVNRVARGDDDRWTVHADGPDGPVEVTVDAVVVANGHNRVPKSPATASETACTARQMHSHAYRGPEQLAGRRVLVVGGGNSAMDIAVDASYAARRTLLSLRRGVWVVPKHLLGRPSDTLNGALARRLPWRLRQRITQRLLTATVGPPTRYGLPAPAHGFLQDHPTLSDGLLSRLTHGEIEPRPGIAGIAGDHVTFTDGRVDEVDLIIWCTGYRVEIPFLDPALLGDGADTLPLYRHVFHLDAPGLTFVGLMQSTGAAFPLVEAQAKLVAAQLSGRYALPEPQAQRAACRAELRAAAARWGQRRPAMRVDFDAYLAELGRELVAGGRRARATGATA, from the coding sequence ATGGGCGCACAGCCAACCGTGGCGGTCATCGGCGCGGGCGCGGCCGGCCTGGCCACCCTCAAGGCGCTCGCCGACGTCGGCGTGCCCGCCGTCTGCTTCGAGGCGGCCGGGCGGGTCGGCGGCCTCTGGGTGTACGGGGCGCCGGGCTCGCCCGCGTACCGGACCCTGCACCTGAACACCAGCAAGGCGCGCACCGAGTTCGCCGACCACCCGATGCCGGCGCACTGGCCGGACTACCCCGACCACGCCCGCGTCGCCGGCTGGCTCACCGACTACGCCGACCGGTTCGGGCTGCACGACGCGGTGCGGCTGCGGCACACCGTCAACCGGGTCGCCCGCGGCGACGACGACCGGTGGACGGTGCACGCCGACGGGCCCGACGGCCCGGTCGAGGTCACCGTGGACGCCGTCGTCGTCGCCAACGGCCACAACCGGGTGCCGAAGTCGCCCGCCACCGCGAGCGAGACCGCCTGCACCGCCCGGCAGATGCACAGCCACGCATACCGGGGGCCCGAACAGCTCGCCGGCCGGCGGGTCCTGGTCGTCGGCGGCGGCAACTCCGCGATGGACATCGCCGTGGACGCCTCGTACGCGGCCCGGCGCACCCTGCTGTCGCTGCGCCGGGGCGTCTGGGTGGTGCCGAAGCACCTGCTGGGCCGCCCGTCGGACACCCTCAACGGCGCCCTGGCCCGGCGACTGCCGTGGCGGCTGCGCCAGCGCATCACCCAGCGGCTGCTCACCGCGACCGTCGGCCCGCCCACCCGCTACGGCCTGCCCGCCCCCGCCCACGGCTTCCTCCAGGACCACCCGACGCTCTCGGACGGGCTGCTGTCGCGGCTGACCCACGGCGAGATCGAGCCCCGCCCCGGCATCGCCGGCATCGCCGGCGACCACGTCACCTTCACCGACGGCCGCGTCGACGAAGTCGACCTGATCATCTGGTGCACCGGCTACCGGGTGGAGATCCCCTTCCTCGACCCCGCGCTGCTCGGCGACGGGGCGGACACCCTGCCGCTGTACCGGCACGTGTTCCACCTCGACGCGCCCGGGCTGACGTTCGTCGGCCTGATGCAGTCCACCGGCGCCGCGTTCCCGCTGGTCGAGGCGCAGGCCAAGCTGGTCGCGGCGCAGCTGTCCGGCCGCTACGCGCTGCCCGAGCCGCAGGCGCAGCGCGCCGCCTGCCGCGCCGAGCTGCGCGCCGCCGCCGCCCGGTGGGGGCAGCGCCGGCCCGCGATGCGGGTGGACTTCGACGCGTACCTGGCCGAGCTGGGGCGGGAACTCGTCGCCGGCGGCCGCCGCGCCCGCGCCACCGGGGCCACGGCGTGA
- a CDS encoding SDR family NAD(P)-dependent oxidoreductase — MSALEGRRVLVTGASGTFGRQLCAAFTRAGARVVGIDRHPADTDDVPVLGCDLTDPAAVPPTVAAAVDRLGGLDLLVNNAGVGGPAPAESPPDEVVRQQLEVNLLAAWRTTAAALPALEAARGRVVFVASRMAVLPLPLAAAYGVSKRALVAYADALRHEVGTHVGVSVVYPSMVASPIHDSTAEAGLSLRGVSRLEPVEGVVAAVLRAATARRAPRDVATTRRGRLELALARHAPALADRLVRRTVAARVAAGDMDAAPLAAGMLRRHRDTTG, encoded by the coding sequence GTGAGCGCCCTGGAGGGCCGCCGGGTGCTGGTCACCGGGGCCAGCGGCACCTTCGGCCGACAGCTGTGCGCCGCGTTCACCCGCGCCGGGGCGCGGGTCGTCGGCATCGACCGCCACCCGGCCGACACCGACGACGTGCCGGTGCTCGGCTGCGACCTGACCGACCCGGCCGCCGTGCCGCCGACGGTCGCCGCCGCCGTCGACCGGCTCGGCGGGCTGGACCTGCTGGTCAACAACGCCGGCGTCGGCGGTCCCGCCCCGGCCGAGTCGCCGCCCGACGAGGTGGTGCGCCAGCAACTGGAGGTGAACCTGCTCGCCGCCTGGCGGACCACCGCCGCCGCGCTGCCCGCCCTGGAGGCCGCGCGTGGCCGGGTGGTCTTCGTGGCCAGCCGGATGGCCGTGCTGCCGCTGCCGCTGGCCGCCGCGTACGGGGTCAGCAAGCGGGCCCTGGTCGCCTACGCCGACGCGCTGCGCCACGAGGTGGGCACCCACGTCGGCGTGAGCGTCGTCTATCCCAGCATGGTCGCCTCGCCGATCCACGACAGCACCGCCGAGGCCGGCCTGTCGCTGCGGGGAGTGTCCCGCCTCGAACCCGTGGAGGGGGTCGTCGCGGCTGTCCTGCGCGCCGCCACCGCCCGGCGGGCGCCCCGGGACGTGGCCACCACCCGGCGCGGACGCCTCGAACTGGCCCTCGCCCGGCACGCGCCGGCCCTGGCCGACCGGCTCGTGCGGCGTACCGTCGCCGCCCGGGTCGCCGCCGGCGACATGGACGCCGCGCCGCTGGCCGCCGGGATGCTGCGCCGGCACCGCGACACCACCGGATAG
- a CDS encoding NUDIX hydrolase, with the protein MAVSPYVAKLRAHVGTDLLLLPGVSAVVRDDAGRVLLARRADNGRWSLPAGLIDPGEQPADALLREVYEETGVRVRIERVGGVATHPVVYPNGDACEYLNVWFRCRAVGGEPRVNDDESTEVAWFDPADLPELDGWARLRIDTTLREDAPTWHAAPGSRHPALGQPDAL; encoded by the coding sequence GTGGCCGTCTCCCCGTACGTCGCGAAGCTGCGTGCCCACGTCGGCACGGACCTGCTCCTGCTGCCCGGGGTGAGCGCGGTCGTGCGCGACGACGCCGGGCGGGTGCTGCTGGCCCGCCGCGCCGACAACGGCCGCTGGTCCCTGCCCGCCGGTCTCATCGACCCCGGCGAGCAGCCGGCCGACGCCCTCCTGCGGGAGGTGTACGAGGAGACGGGCGTGCGCGTGCGCATCGAGCGCGTCGGCGGCGTCGCCACGCACCCGGTCGTCTACCCCAACGGCGATGCCTGCGAATACCTCAACGTGTGGTTCCGGTGCCGGGCCGTGGGCGGCGAGCCCCGGGTCAACGACGACGAGTCCACCGAGGTGGCGTGGTTCGACCCGGCCGACCTGCCGGAGCTCGACGGCTGGGCGCGGCTGCGCATCGACACGACCCTGCGCGAGGACGCGCCCACCTGGCACGCCGCGCCCGGCTCGCGGCACCCGGCGCTCGGCCAGCCCGACGCGCTGTGA
- a CDS encoding epoxide hydrolase family protein — translation MTPFRIDIPQSDLDDLRDRLARTRWPRQLPGAGWSRGVPVAYLRDVVAYWVEKYDWRAHEARLNEFPQFVTEIDGLGVHFLHVRSPEPDALPLILTHGWPNSFVEFVDLIGPLTDPAAHGADPAQAFHVVVPSVPGFGFSQAPPETGFTVARVARMWAELMRRLGYQRHGTQGGDLGAYVAPEVAAVAPEQVVGVHIDGGFGFPTEADVPDMTEAERAEWAQMQQWMSGGVDHHALLRAAPQTFAYAWQDSPVGLLAWMMQKFKEFTITAPTPEQAIDLDLILTNASLYWFTGTSGSSSWPMYEGLTLADDGGFAWPRGQQRVPSGVYGGGSALMRRLAERDNTIVHWPQGNPGGHFVAMEEPLAHAADIRAFFAKVR, via the coding sequence ATGACTCCGTTCCGGATCGACATTCCCCAGTCAGACCTCGACGACCTGCGCGACCGGCTCGCGCGGACCCGCTGGCCCCGGCAGCTTCCCGGCGCCGGCTGGAGCCGCGGGGTGCCGGTGGCGTACCTGCGCGACGTGGTCGCGTACTGGGTGGAGAAGTACGACTGGCGGGCCCACGAGGCGAGGCTGAACGAGTTCCCCCAGTTCGTCACCGAGATCGACGGGCTGGGCGTGCACTTCCTGCACGTGCGCTCGCCGGAGCCGGACGCGTTGCCGCTGATCCTGACGCACGGCTGGCCGAACTCGTTCGTGGAGTTCGTCGACCTGATCGGCCCGCTGACCGATCCGGCGGCCCACGGCGCGGACCCGGCGCAGGCGTTCCACGTGGTGGTGCCCTCGGTTCCGGGCTTCGGCTTCTCGCAGGCGCCGCCGGAGACCGGCTTCACGGTCGCCCGGGTCGCGCGGATGTGGGCCGAGCTGATGCGCCGCCTCGGCTACCAGCGGCACGGCACCCAGGGCGGCGACCTCGGCGCGTACGTGGCGCCCGAGGTGGCCGCGGTGGCGCCGGAGCAGGTGGTCGGCGTGCACATCGACGGTGGTTTCGGCTTTCCCACCGAGGCCGACGTGCCGGACATGACCGAGGCGGAACGGGCCGAGTGGGCGCAGATGCAGCAGTGGATGAGTGGCGGCGTGGACCACCACGCGTTGCTGCGGGCCGCGCCGCAGACCTTCGCGTACGCGTGGCAGGACTCGCCTGTCGGGCTGCTGGCCTGGATGATGCAGAAGTTCAAGGAGTTCACCATCACGGCGCCGACTCCCGAGCAGGCCATCGACCTGGACCTCATCCTGACCAACGCGAGCCTGTACTGGTTCACCGGCACGTCCGGCTCGTCGTCGTGGCCGATGTACGAGGGCCTGACCCTGGCCGACGACGGCGGCTTCGCGTGGCCGAGGGGGCAGCAGCGGGTGCCGTCCGGCGTCTACGGCGGCGGGTCCGCCCTGATGCGGCGCCTCGCCGAACGGGACAACACCATCGTGCACTGGCCGCAGGGGAACCCCGGGGGCCACTTCGTGGCGATGGAGGAGCCGCTTGCCCACGCGGCCGACATCCGCGCCTTCTTCGCCAAGGTGCGGTGA
- a CDS encoding LysE family translocator — translation MVGTGALVGIALVALGLVLTPGPNMVYLVSRSVSQGRRAGLVSLLGVAAGFGVYLVAAVAGIATVFVLVPALYTAVKLAGAAYLLWLAWQALRPGGQSPFTPAPLPPDPARRLFTMGLVTNLLNPKIAILYVSLLPQFIDPARGHVAAQSLVLGLTQIAVALTVNALIVLTAGALAGFFARRPLWLRVQRLLTGTVLAALAVRIAADRSRAAVAVP, via the coding sequence ATGGTCGGTACGGGTGCGCTGGTGGGCATCGCGCTGGTGGCGCTGGGGCTGGTGCTGACTCCCGGCCCGAACATGGTCTACCTGGTCTCACGGTCGGTGAGCCAGGGCCGGCGGGCCGGGCTGGTCTCGCTGCTCGGCGTCGCCGCCGGCTTCGGCGTCTACCTGGTCGCCGCGGTGGCCGGCATCGCCACCGTGTTCGTGCTGGTGCCCGCCCTCTACACGGCGGTGAAGCTGGCCGGCGCGGCGTACCTGCTGTGGCTGGCCTGGCAGGCCCTGCGCCCCGGCGGGCAGTCGCCGTTCACGCCGGCGCCGCTGCCGCCCGACCCGGCGCGGCGGCTGTTCACCATGGGCCTGGTCACCAACCTGCTCAACCCGAAGATCGCCATCCTGTACGTGTCGCTGCTGCCACAGTTCATCGACCCCGCGCGCGGCCACGTCGCGGCGCAGAGCCTGGTGCTGGGGCTGACCCAGATCGCGGTGGCGCTCACGGTGAACGCGCTGATCGTGCTCACCGCGGGCGCGCTCGCCGGGTTCTTCGCCCGCCGGCCGCTCTGGCTGAGGGTGCAGCGGCTGCTGACCGGCACGGTGCTGGCGGCCCTGGCGGTGCGGATCGCCGCCGACCGCTCCCGGGCCGCCGTCGCCGTGCCGTGA
- a CDS encoding NAD(P)/FAD-dependent oxidoreductase: MGPPGRRESSVRETYDVVVVGGGAAGLSGALALTRARRSVLVVDGGEPRNAPAGGVHNYLAREGTPPGELLAAGRAEVAGYGGEFVDGAVVAATRRDDGGFRVALADGRAVDARRLLVTTGLVDELPDVPGLAGRWGRDVLHCPYCHGWEVRDVPLVVLATGPLAAHQALLWRQWSTDVTVVRHTPCAFTAEEDEQLAARDVRVVDGPAAGLELAGDALTGVRLAGGEVLRCGAVVVAPRFHARADVLASLGLTPVVQEMGGQVVGSAVPAGPTGATEVPGVWVAGNVTDPRAQVITSAAAGLAAGAAINADLTAEETRAAVAARRVPVAG, encoded by the coding sequence ATGGGCCCGCCGGGACGGAGGGAGAGTTCCGTGCGTGAGACGTACGACGTGGTGGTGGTCGGTGGCGGCGCGGCCGGGCTGAGCGGGGCGCTGGCCCTGACCCGGGCCCGCCGCTCGGTGCTGGTGGTGGACGGTGGCGAGCCGCGCAACGCGCCGGCCGGAGGTGTGCACAACTATCTCGCCCGGGAGGGCACGCCCCCCGGCGAGCTGCTGGCGGCCGGCCGCGCCGAGGTGGCCGGCTACGGCGGGGAGTTCGTTGACGGCGCCGTCGTCGCGGCGACCCGCCGCGACGACGGCGGGTTCCGCGTCGCCCTCGCCGACGGGCGTGCCGTCGACGCCCGGCGGCTGCTGGTGACCACCGGCCTGGTCGACGAGCTGCCCGACGTGCCCGGGCTGGCCGGGCGGTGGGGCCGCGACGTGCTGCACTGCCCGTACTGCCACGGGTGGGAGGTGCGCGACGTGCCGCTGGTGGTGCTGGCGACCGGCCCGCTGGCCGCGCACCAGGCGCTGCTGTGGCGGCAGTGGAGCACCGACGTGACCGTCGTGCGGCACACGCCGTGCGCGTTCACCGCCGAGGAGGACGAGCAGCTCGCCGCGCGGGACGTACGCGTGGTCGACGGCCCGGCCGCCGGGCTGGAGCTCGCCGGCGACGCCCTGACCGGGGTGCGGCTGGCCGGGGGCGAGGTGCTGCGCTGCGGCGCGGTGGTGGTGGCTCCCCGCTTCCACGCCCGCGCCGACGTGCTGGCGTCGCTGGGCCTCACGCCGGTGGTGCAGGAGATGGGCGGCCAGGTGGTCGGCAGCGCGGTGCCGGCGGGCCCGACCGGGGCGACCGAGGTGCCCGGCGTGTGGGTGGCCGGCAACGTCACGGACCCGCGCGCCCAGGTGATCACCTCGGCCGCCGCGGGGCTGGCCGCCGGCGCGGCGATCAACGCGGACCTGACCGCCGAGGAGACCCGCGCGGCCGTCGCGGCCCGCCGGGTGCCGGTCGCCGGCTGA
- a CDS encoding GNAT family N-acetyltransferase, producing MLRAPATATLPELLLRPWRDDDADALMAAYRDPVLLRWTRAPVTTTTEARRFVAAAHRDWDGGGRFSFAVVEPGPTGETLVAQVVLKNVAEGRGDAEVGYWTAAPARGRGIAGHALEAVTGWAFARFAGMRRLDLMHQIDNPASCRVAEKAGYRFQEVLPARPPFPRDGHRHARWA from the coding sequence ATGCTGCGCGCCCCGGCCACCGCCACCCTGCCGGAACTGCTGTTGCGTCCCTGGCGCGACGACGACGCCGACGCCCTGATGGCCGCGTACCGGGACCCGGTGCTGCTCCGCTGGACCCGGGCGCCGGTGACCACGACCACCGAGGCGCGCCGGTTCGTGGCCGCCGCGCACCGGGACTGGGACGGCGGCGGGCGGTTCAGCTTCGCCGTGGTCGAGCCCGGCCCGACCGGCGAGACGCTGGTCGCGCAGGTGGTGCTCAAGAACGTCGCCGAAGGGCGCGGGGACGCCGAGGTGGGCTACTGGACGGCCGCGCCCGCCCGGGGCCGGGGCATCGCCGGGCACGCCCTGGAGGCGGTCACCGGCTGGGCGTTCGCCCGGTTCGCCGGCATGCGTCGGCTGGACCTGATGCACCAGATCGACAATCCGGCGTCCTGCCGCGTCGCGGAGAAGGCCGGCTACCGCTTCCAGGAGGTGCTGCCGGCCCGGCCGCCGTTCCCCCGCGACGGCCACCGGCACGCCCGCTGGGCCTGA
- a CDS encoding DUF1992 domain-containing protein, whose amino-acid sequence MDRWDATVEARIRTAQERGEFDNLPGTGKPIPGRGQPYDESWWIKSFLEREALPTDLLLPTPLQLRRRIEQVPDEVRDLPTEESVRAFVADLNAQIVAWLRTPTGPRVVVRPVDADGVVRRWRAERQTAAAPDPAPAPPPAPPHRARRSWRLPWRRRAA is encoded by the coding sequence GTGGACAGGTGGGACGCGACGGTCGAGGCCCGGATCCGCACCGCGCAGGAACGCGGCGAGTTCGACAACCTGCCCGGCACGGGCAAGCCCATCCCCGGGCGCGGCCAGCCCTACGACGAGTCGTGGTGGATCAAGAGCTTCCTGGAGCGTGAGGCGCTCCCGACCGACCTGCTGCTGCCGACCCCGCTGCAACTGCGCCGCCGCATCGAGCAGGTGCCCGACGAGGTACGCGACCTGCCGACGGAGGAGTCCGTGCGGGCGTTCGTCGCCGACCTGAACGCGCAGATCGTCGCCTGGCTGCGTACACCCACCGGCCCGCGGGTCGTGGTGCGGCCGGTCGACGCCGACGGCGTCGTACGCCGGTGGCGGGCCGAGCGGCAGACCGCCGCCGCGCCGGACCCGGCCCCCGCCCCGCCGCCCGCCCCGCCCCACCGGGCCCGCCGGTCGTGGCGGCTGCCCTGGCGGCGCCGGGCGGCGTAG
- a CDS encoding nitroreductase/quinone reductase family protein produces MPNDFNQQIIDEFRANSGRVAGPFEGARLILLTTTGVRSGAPHTTPVGYLPDGDRILVIASAGGAPRHPDWYHNLVADPSATVEDGVFTYQARAEVLTGAERDEVFARAVEADPGWAAYQAKTSRVIPVLALRQVAGGPPNAASWGAALKLVHDAFRRELALIRDEVARSGPGLGAQLRVNCLTVCQGLHHHHRNEDAGMFTGLAERRPDLAATLARLREEHRRVAALVDRLQRVVGEPDADPVEVRRQVERLTTELEAHLTYEEEQLIPVLDEAG; encoded by the coding sequence TTGCCCAACGACTTCAACCAGCAGATCATCGACGAGTTCCGCGCCAACTCCGGCCGGGTCGCAGGGCCCTTCGAGGGCGCCCGGCTGATCCTGCTCACCACCACCGGCGTCCGCTCCGGCGCCCCGCACACCACGCCGGTCGGCTACCTGCCCGACGGCGACCGCATCCTCGTCATCGCCTCCGCCGGGGGTGCCCCGAGGCACCCCGACTGGTACCACAACCTCGTCGCCGACCCGTCCGCCACCGTCGAGGACGGGGTCTTCACCTACCAGGCGCGCGCGGAGGTGCTGACGGGGGCCGAACGCGACGAGGTCTTCGCCCGGGCCGTGGAGGCCGACCCGGGCTGGGCCGCGTACCAGGCGAAGACGTCCCGGGTGATTCCCGTGCTGGCGTTGCGCCAGGTGGCAGGCGGGCCCCCGAACGCGGCGTCCTGGGGCGCGGCGCTCAAGCTGGTCCACGACGCGTTCCGGCGGGAACTCGCGCTGATCCGCGACGAGGTCGCCCGCTCCGGCCCGGGCCTGGGCGCGCAGTTGCGGGTGAACTGCCTGACCGTCTGCCAGGGCCTGCACCACCATCACCGCAACGAGGACGCCGGCATGTTCACCGGCCTGGCGGAGCGGCGCCCCGACCTCGCCGCGACGCTGGCCCGGCTGCGCGAGGAACACCGCCGCGTAGCGGCCCTCGTCGACCGTCTCCAGCGGGTGGTCGGCGAACCCGACGCCGACCCGGTCGAGGTCCGCCGGCAGGTCGAGCGCCTCACCACCGAACTGGAGGCCCACCTGACGTACGAGGAGGAGCAGCTCATCCCCGTGCTCGACGAGGCCGGCTGA
- a CDS encoding PH domain-containing protein — MDASTVRLRPPRHRVARRAVGWWTARSLLGAAPVLAGLGAAYALLGAARPWLGPALVAVAALAAGHAAVVPSWRYAVHRWETTTTAVYASSGWFVREWQVAPLSRIQTVDRVRGPLQQLFGLATVTVTTASAHGAVRLVGLDADVAARTAEQLTALVRRTAGDAT, encoded by the coding sequence ATGGACGCATCGACGGTACGGTTGCGCCCGCCGCGCCACCGGGTGGCGCGGCGGGCCGTCGGTTGGTGGACGGCTCGCTCCCTGCTGGGGGCGGCCCCGGTGCTGGCCGGGCTCGGCGCGGCGTACGCGCTGCTCGGGGCGGCCCGGCCGTGGCTGGGTCCGGCGCTGGTCGCCGTCGCGGCGCTCGCCGCCGGGCACGCGGCGGTGGTGCCCTCGTGGCGGTACGCGGTGCACCGGTGGGAGACCACCACGACGGCGGTGTACGCGTCCTCGGGCTGGTTCGTGCGGGAGTGGCAGGTCGCCCCCCTGTCGCGGATCCAGACCGTGGACCGGGTGCGCGGCCCGTTGCAGCAGTTGTTCGGGCTGGCCACGGTGACCGTGACGACGGCCTCCGCGCACGGGGCGGTGCGGTTGGTCGGGTTGGACGCCGACGTGGCCGCGCGCACCGCGGAGCAGCTCACCGCACTGGTACGGCGGACAGCCGGGGACGCGACGTGA